TTCTGCAAAGCCGTTGCCTGCGGCGATACGGCTGATCGAGCGGTACAGCATGGTTTCATGGTTTGCCGATTCGCTGGCACCCCGGCTCACACCCTCTCTCGGGTTCAAACCAACCAATGAGCAGATCAGTGGTCTGATCGGTTTCCTGAAAACCAACCGGCTTGCCAGTAAAACCTATACCAGTCAGGATCTGGCAGAATTAAAGGCCAGGGCCCTGACTTTCGGACCCTATGACCGGTTTGTGAAGTCGCTGGATGAATCGGCCATGGCCTTCGAAAACGATTTGTACGCCGAACTGGAATCGAATCGTGAGATTCTCGGGTCGATGATTCGCCGGGACTGCCTGCTCAGATGGTATCCGCTGGGTGAGGTGGTTCTGCAAACCTACCAATCGGACCGGCAGCTGATTCAGGCGGTTTCAACCCTCAGGACGCCCCGTTGACCGAGCTGCTGTTTGCCATTGCCGGCATGGTGATTGGCCTTTTCTCGGGATTTTTCGGCATTGGCGGCGGAACCATCACCGTTCCCATGCTGATTGCGGTTTTTCAGGGCGCTGGCATGCATACCGACATTGCCATCCGGGTCGCTCTGAGTACCTCGCTGGCGGTTGCATTTGCCGGCAGTCTGACGGCCTCGGTCAGAAATCTCCGCCACCTTGCTCCTTACCGCAACCGGATTCTCTGGATGGTGGCGGGCTCTCTGAGTGGTACAGTGGCCGGGGTTCAGGCTGCCTTGCTGATACCAGGGAGCCTTCTTTCAAAAATGCTGGCAGTGGTGCTGGCTGCGGTGGCCATCCGCTACCTGACCGAGAAACCGGCCATCAGTGCCGGGACCTCAGATCCCGCTGGGTCTGACTGGGTGTTTGTTTTTCCTGGCATTCTGGTGGGTATTTTCTCCGGAATGACTGGCCTGGGCGGCGGGGTGCTCCTGATTCCGCTGCTTGTTCATTTCTGGAAAGTCGGGCAACGTGAGTCGGTGATGATCAGCAGTCTGGTGATTATTCCGACGGTGGTGGCCGGTCTGATTCAGTGGGCTTCGGTACCCTCTCCCGTTATGCCTCAGGGATGGGTTCAGGTCGGATTTTTTTCAGTGACTGCAGGGGTTCCCCTGATAGCGGGTGCGCTGG
The sequence above is drawn from the Bacteroidota bacterium genome and encodes:
- a CDS encoding sulfite exporter TauE/SafE family protein, with product MTELLFAIAGMVIGLFSGFFGIGGGTITVPMLIAVFQGAGMHTDIAIRVALSTSLAVAFAGSLTASVRNLRHLAPYRNRILWMVAGSLSGTVAGVQAALLIPGSLLSKMLAVVLAAVAIRYLTEKPAISAGTSDPAGSDWVFVFPGILVGIFSGMTGLGGGVLLIPLLVHFWKVGQRESVMISSLVIIPTVVAGLIQWASVPSPVMPQGWVQVGFFSVTAGVPLIAGALAGGWLGAHLMHRTPSPLWKKFFAVFLLIVSVDLFLLH